In the genome of Spea bombifrons isolate aSpeBom1 chromosome 11, aSpeBom1.2.pri, whole genome shotgun sequence, one region contains:
- the P4HA1 gene encoding prolyl 4-hydroxylase subunit alpha-1 isoform X1 gives MALSDAVEQIRVSRVFANICYITMNIYHLLIALGLFSLCCAHTDFFTSIGHMTDLLSTEKDLVTSLKDYIKAEEVKLAEIKKWAERLDQLTEIAVKDPEGFLGHPVNAFKLMKRLNTEWAELENLVLKDMSDGFISNLTIQRQYFPNDEDQTGAAKALLRLQDTYNLDTETISRGNLPGVKHKTSLTAGDCFELGKVAYTDADYYHTELWMGQALRQLDDGEESSIDKVVVLDYLSYAVYQQGDLDKALMLTKRLLELDPEHQRGNGNLKYFEYIMSKEQNKSSTATSEGARKGRPLDHLPERQKYEMLCRGEGVKMTPRRQKKLFCRYYNGNKSPQFILSPTKQEDEWDKPWIVRYHDIISDEEITKVQELAKPRLRRATISNPITGVLETAPYRISKSAWLSGYEDPVVDKLNQRIQALTGLDVSTAEELQVANYGMGGQYEPHFDFARKDEPDAFKELGTGNRIATWLFYMSDVAAGGATVFPEVGAAVYPKKGTAVFWYNLFESGEGDYSTRHAACPVLVGNKWVSNKWIHERGQEFRRPCKLSELE, from the exons GTTTGCCAATATATGCTACATCACCATGAACATATACCATCTGTTGATAGCCCTGGGATTATTTTCCCTATGTTGTGCTCACACAGACTTCTTTACATCCATTG GTCACATGACAGATTTGCTGAGCACAGAGAAAGacctggtgacatcactgaaaGATTATATTAAGGCAGAAGAGGTGAAACTGGCAGAAATTAAGAA GTGGGCAGAAAGGTTGGATCAACTGACAGAAATAGCTGTCAAGGACCCTGAGGGGTTCTTGGGGCACCCAGTCAATGCTTTTAAATTGATGAAGCGACTCAATACTGAATGGGCTGAGCTAGAAAATCTAGTGCTGAAGGACATGTCTGATG GATTTATCTCCAACCTAACTATTCAGAGACAGTATTTCCCCAATGATGAGGACCAGACGGGGGCAGCAAAAGCCTTGCTTCGTCTGCAAGATACTTACAATCTTGACACAGAGACCATCTCCAGGGGTAATCTTCCAG GTGTGAAGCACAAAACTTCATTAACCGCTGGAGACTGTTTTGAATTGGGTAAAGTTGCCTACACGGATGCAGACTATTATCACACAGAGCTGTGGATGGGGCAGGCTCTGCGACAGCTGGATGATGGAGAAGAGTCCTCCATTGACAAAGTTGTAGTTCTAGATTACCTTAGCTATGCTGTGTACCAACAAGGAGATTTGGACAAAGCTTTGATGCTAACGAAGAGACTACTGGAACTGG ATCCTGAGCATCAAAGAGGAAATGGGAATTTGAAATACTTTGAATATATCATGTCAAAGGAGCAAAATAAATCTAGTACAGCTACGTCTGAGGGGGCCAGGAAAGGACGGCCTTTGGATCACCTACCCGAGAGACAGAAATATGAGATGCTCTGCCGtggagaaggggttaaaatg ACCCCTCGCAGGCAAAAGAAACTTTTTTGCCGTTACTACAATGGGAACAAAAGCCCACAGTTTATTCTCTCTCCAACGAAGCAGGAAGATGAATGGGATAAGCCCTGGATTGTACGTTACCATGATATAATTTCAGATGAGGAGATTACTAAGGTTCAAGAACTTGCAAAGCCAAGG CTGAGGCGAGCCACCATTTCAAACCCTATAACAGGAGTCCTGGAGACTGCACCCTACAGAATTAGCAAAAG TGCTTGGTTGTCTGGTTATGAAGATCCTGTGGTGGACAAACTCAACCAAAGAATACAAGCGCTAACGGGTCTTGATGTATCTACAGCTGAAGAGCTTCAA gTGGCAAATTATGGAATGGGAGGACAATATGAACCCCACTTTGATTTTGCACGG AAAGATGAACCTGATGCATTTAAAGAGCTTGGTACAGGCAACAGGATCGCTACCTGGCTATTTTAT ATGAGTGATGTCGCAGCAGGTGGCGCTACCGTCTTCCCCGAAGTTGGAGCTGCTGTCTAtccaaaaaag GGAACAGCAGTTTTCTGGTACAATCTGTTTGAAAGTGGTGAAGGGGACTATAGCACAAGACACGCAGCCTGTCCTGTCTTAGTTGGAAATAAATGGG TATCCAATAAATGGATCCATGAACGTGGGCAGGAATTCCGAAGGCCGTGTAAATTGTCAGAGTTGgaataa
- the P4HA1 gene encoding prolyl 4-hydroxylase subunit alpha-1 isoform X2 codes for MALSDAVEQIRVSRVFANICYITMNIYHLLIALGLFSLCCAHTDFFTSIGHMTDLLSTEKDLVTSLKDYIKAEEVKLAEIKKWAERLDQLTEIAVKDPEGFLGHPVNAFKLMKRLNTEWAELENLVLKDMSDGFISNLTIQRQYFPNDEDQTGAAKALLRLQDTYNLDTETISRGNLPGVKHKTSLTAGDCFELGKVAYTDADYYHTELWMGQALRQLDDGEESSIDKVVVLDYLSYAVYQQGDLDKALMLTKRLLELDPEHQRGNGNLKYFEYIMSKEQNKSSTATSEGARKGRPLDHLPERQKYEMLCRGEGVKMTPRRQKKLFCRYYNGNKSPQFILSPTKQEDEWDKPWIVRYHDIISDEEITKVQELAKPRLRRATISNPITGVLETAPYRISKSAWLSGYEDPVVDKLNQRIQALTGLDVSTAEELQVANYGVGGQYEPHFDFGRKDEPDAFKELGTGNRIATWLFYMSDVAAGGATVFPEVGAAVYPKKGTAVFWYNLFESGEGDYSTRHAACPVLVGNKWVSNKWIHERGQEFRRPCKLSELE; via the exons GTTTGCCAATATATGCTACATCACCATGAACATATACCATCTGTTGATAGCCCTGGGATTATTTTCCCTATGTTGTGCTCACACAGACTTCTTTACATCCATTG GTCACATGACAGATTTGCTGAGCACAGAGAAAGacctggtgacatcactgaaaGATTATATTAAGGCAGAAGAGGTGAAACTGGCAGAAATTAAGAA GTGGGCAGAAAGGTTGGATCAACTGACAGAAATAGCTGTCAAGGACCCTGAGGGGTTCTTGGGGCACCCAGTCAATGCTTTTAAATTGATGAAGCGACTCAATACTGAATGGGCTGAGCTAGAAAATCTAGTGCTGAAGGACATGTCTGATG GATTTATCTCCAACCTAACTATTCAGAGACAGTATTTCCCCAATGATGAGGACCAGACGGGGGCAGCAAAAGCCTTGCTTCGTCTGCAAGATACTTACAATCTTGACACAGAGACCATCTCCAGGGGTAATCTTCCAG GTGTGAAGCACAAAACTTCATTAACCGCTGGAGACTGTTTTGAATTGGGTAAAGTTGCCTACACGGATGCAGACTATTATCACACAGAGCTGTGGATGGGGCAGGCTCTGCGACAGCTGGATGATGGAGAAGAGTCCTCCATTGACAAAGTTGTAGTTCTAGATTACCTTAGCTATGCTGTGTACCAACAAGGAGATTTGGACAAAGCTTTGATGCTAACGAAGAGACTACTGGAACTGG ATCCTGAGCATCAAAGAGGAAATGGGAATTTGAAATACTTTGAATATATCATGTCAAAGGAGCAAAATAAATCTAGTACAGCTACGTCTGAGGGGGCCAGGAAAGGACGGCCTTTGGATCACCTACCCGAGAGACAGAAATATGAGATGCTCTGCCGtggagaaggggttaaaatg ACCCCTCGCAGGCAAAAGAAACTTTTTTGCCGTTACTACAATGGGAACAAAAGCCCACAGTTTATTCTCTCTCCAACGAAGCAGGAAGATGAATGGGATAAGCCCTGGATTGTACGTTACCATGATATAATTTCAGATGAGGAGATTACTAAGGTTCAAGAACTTGCAAAGCCAAGG CTGAGGCGAGCCACCATTTCAAACCCTATAACAGGAGTCCTGGAGACTGCACCCTACAGAATTAGCAAAAG TGCTTGGTTGTCTGGTTATGAAGATCCTGTGGTGGACAAACTCAACCAAAGAATACAAGCGCTAACGGGTCTTGATGTATCTACAGCTGAAGAGCTTCAA GTAGCCAACTATGGAGTTGGAGGCCAATATGAGCCCCATTTTGATTTTGGAAGG AAAGATGAACCTGATGCATTTAAAGAGCTTGGTACAGGCAACAGGATCGCTACCTGGCTATTTTAT ATGAGTGATGTCGCAGCAGGTGGCGCTACCGTCTTCCCCGAAGTTGGAGCTGCTGTCTAtccaaaaaag GGAACAGCAGTTTTCTGGTACAATCTGTTTGAAAGTGGTGAAGGGGACTATAGCACAAGACACGCAGCCTGTCCTGTCTTAGTTGGAAATAAATGGG TATCCAATAAATGGATCCATGAACGTGGGCAGGAATTCCGAAGGCCGTGTAAATTGTCAGAGTTGgaataa
- the P4HA1 gene encoding prolyl 4-hydroxylase subunit alpha-1 isoform X6: MALSDAVEQIRVSRVFANICYITMNIYHLLIALGLFSLCCAHTDFFTSIGHMTDLLSTEKDLVTSLKDYIKAEEVKLAEIKKWAERLDQLTEIAVKDPEGFLGHPVNAFKLMKRLNTEWAELENLVLKDMSDGFISNLTIQRQYFPNDEDQTGAAKALLRLQDTYNLDTETISRGNLPGVKHKTSLTAGDCFELGKVAYTDADYYHTELWMGQALRQLDDGEESSIDKVVVLDYLSYAVYQQGDLDKALMLTKRLLELDPEHQRGNGNLKYFEYIMSKEQNKSSTATSEGARKGRPLDHLPERQKYEMLCRGEGVKMTPRRQKKLFCRYYNGNKSPQFILSPTKQEDEWDKPWIVRYHDIISDEEITKVQELAKPRLRRATISNPITGVLETAPYRISKRRATVHDPVTGKLTTAQYRVSKSAWLSGYEDPVVDKLNQRIQALTGLDVSTAEELQVANYGVGGQYEPHFDFGRKDEPDAFKELGTGNRIATWLFYMSDVAAGGATVFPEVGAAVYPKKGTAVFWYNLFESGEGDYSTRHAACPVLVGNKWVSNKWIHERGQEFRRPCKLSELE; this comes from the exons GTTTGCCAATATATGCTACATCACCATGAACATATACCATCTGTTGATAGCCCTGGGATTATTTTCCCTATGTTGTGCTCACACAGACTTCTTTACATCCATTG GTCACATGACAGATTTGCTGAGCACAGAGAAAGacctggtgacatcactgaaaGATTATATTAAGGCAGAAGAGGTGAAACTGGCAGAAATTAAGAA GTGGGCAGAAAGGTTGGATCAACTGACAGAAATAGCTGTCAAGGACCCTGAGGGGTTCTTGGGGCACCCAGTCAATGCTTTTAAATTGATGAAGCGACTCAATACTGAATGGGCTGAGCTAGAAAATCTAGTGCTGAAGGACATGTCTGATG GATTTATCTCCAACCTAACTATTCAGAGACAGTATTTCCCCAATGATGAGGACCAGACGGGGGCAGCAAAAGCCTTGCTTCGTCTGCAAGATACTTACAATCTTGACACAGAGACCATCTCCAGGGGTAATCTTCCAG GTGTGAAGCACAAAACTTCATTAACCGCTGGAGACTGTTTTGAATTGGGTAAAGTTGCCTACACGGATGCAGACTATTATCACACAGAGCTGTGGATGGGGCAGGCTCTGCGACAGCTGGATGATGGAGAAGAGTCCTCCATTGACAAAGTTGTAGTTCTAGATTACCTTAGCTATGCTGTGTACCAACAAGGAGATTTGGACAAAGCTTTGATGCTAACGAAGAGACTACTGGAACTGG ATCCTGAGCATCAAAGAGGAAATGGGAATTTGAAATACTTTGAATATATCATGTCAAAGGAGCAAAATAAATCTAGTACAGCTACGTCTGAGGGGGCCAGGAAAGGACGGCCTTTGGATCACCTACCCGAGAGACAGAAATATGAGATGCTCTGCCGtggagaaggggttaaaatg ACCCCTCGCAGGCAAAAGAAACTTTTTTGCCGTTACTACAATGGGAACAAAAGCCCACAGTTTATTCTCTCTCCAACGAAGCAGGAAGATGAATGGGATAAGCCCTGGATTGTACGTTACCATGATATAATTTCAGATGAGGAGATTACTAAGGTTCAAGAACTTGCAAAGCCAAGG CTGAGGCGAGCCACCATTTCAAACCCTATAACAGGAGTCCTGGAGACTGCACCCTACAGAATTAGCAAAAG GAGGGCTACAGTGCATGACCCAGTGACAGGAAAACTGACCACAGCACAATACAGAGTCTCTAAGAG TGCTTGGTTGTCTGGTTATGAAGATCCTGTGGTGGACAAACTCAACCAAAGAATACAAGCGCTAACGGGTCTTGATGTATCTACAGCTGAAGAGCTTCAA GTAGCCAACTATGGAGTTGGAGGCCAATATGAGCCCCATTTTGATTTTGGAAGG AAAGATGAACCTGATGCATTTAAAGAGCTTGGTACAGGCAACAGGATCGCTACCTGGCTATTTTAT ATGAGTGATGTCGCAGCAGGTGGCGCTACCGTCTTCCCCGAAGTTGGAGCTGCTGTCTAtccaaaaaag GGAACAGCAGTTTTCTGGTACAATCTGTTTGAAAGTGGTGAAGGGGACTATAGCACAAGACACGCAGCCTGTCCTGTCTTAGTTGGAAATAAATGGG TATCCAATAAATGGATCCATGAACGTGGGCAGGAATTCCGAAGGCCGTGTAAATTGTCAGAGTTGgaataa
- the P4HA1 gene encoding prolyl 4-hydroxylase subunit alpha-1 isoform X5 — MNIYHLLIALGLFSLCCAHTDFFTSIGHMTDLLSTEKDLVTSLKDYIKAEEVKLAEIKKWAERLDQLTEIAVKDPEGFLGHPVNAFKLMKRLNTEWAELENLVLKDMSDGFISNLTIQRQYFPNDEDQTGAAKALLRLQDTYNLDTETISRGNLPGVKHKTSLTAGDCFELGKVAYTDADYYHTELWMGQALRQLDDGEESSIDKVVVLDYLSYAVYQQGDLDKALMLTKRLLELDPEHQRGNGNLKYFEYIMSKEQNKSSTATSEGARKGRPLDHLPERQKYEMLCRGEGVKMTPRRQKKLFCRYYNGNKSPQFILSPTKQEDEWDKPWIVRYHDIISDEEITKVQELAKPRLRRATISNPITGVLETAPYRISKSAWLSGYEDPVVDKLNQRIQALTGLDVSTAEELQVANYGMGGQYEPHFDFARKDEPDAFKELGTGNRIATWLFYMSDVAAGGATVFPEVGAAVYPKKGTAVFWYNLFESGEGDYSTRHAACPVLVGNKWVSNKWIHERGQEFRRPCKLSELE, encoded by the exons ATGAACATATACCATCTGTTGATAGCCCTGGGATTATTTTCCCTATGTTGTGCTCACACAGACTTCTTTACATCCATTG GTCACATGACAGATTTGCTGAGCACAGAGAAAGacctggtgacatcactgaaaGATTATATTAAGGCAGAAGAGGTGAAACTGGCAGAAATTAAGAA GTGGGCAGAAAGGTTGGATCAACTGACAGAAATAGCTGTCAAGGACCCTGAGGGGTTCTTGGGGCACCCAGTCAATGCTTTTAAATTGATGAAGCGACTCAATACTGAATGGGCTGAGCTAGAAAATCTAGTGCTGAAGGACATGTCTGATG GATTTATCTCCAACCTAACTATTCAGAGACAGTATTTCCCCAATGATGAGGACCAGACGGGGGCAGCAAAAGCCTTGCTTCGTCTGCAAGATACTTACAATCTTGACACAGAGACCATCTCCAGGGGTAATCTTCCAG GTGTGAAGCACAAAACTTCATTAACCGCTGGAGACTGTTTTGAATTGGGTAAAGTTGCCTACACGGATGCAGACTATTATCACACAGAGCTGTGGATGGGGCAGGCTCTGCGACAGCTGGATGATGGAGAAGAGTCCTCCATTGACAAAGTTGTAGTTCTAGATTACCTTAGCTATGCTGTGTACCAACAAGGAGATTTGGACAAAGCTTTGATGCTAACGAAGAGACTACTGGAACTGG ATCCTGAGCATCAAAGAGGAAATGGGAATTTGAAATACTTTGAATATATCATGTCAAAGGAGCAAAATAAATCTAGTACAGCTACGTCTGAGGGGGCCAGGAAAGGACGGCCTTTGGATCACCTACCCGAGAGACAGAAATATGAGATGCTCTGCCGtggagaaggggttaaaatg ACCCCTCGCAGGCAAAAGAAACTTTTTTGCCGTTACTACAATGGGAACAAAAGCCCACAGTTTATTCTCTCTCCAACGAAGCAGGAAGATGAATGGGATAAGCCCTGGATTGTACGTTACCATGATATAATTTCAGATGAGGAGATTACTAAGGTTCAAGAACTTGCAAAGCCAAGG CTGAGGCGAGCCACCATTTCAAACCCTATAACAGGAGTCCTGGAGACTGCACCCTACAGAATTAGCAAAAG TGCTTGGTTGTCTGGTTATGAAGATCCTGTGGTGGACAAACTCAACCAAAGAATACAAGCGCTAACGGGTCTTGATGTATCTACAGCTGAAGAGCTTCAA gTGGCAAATTATGGAATGGGAGGACAATATGAACCCCACTTTGATTTTGCACGG AAAGATGAACCTGATGCATTTAAAGAGCTTGGTACAGGCAACAGGATCGCTACCTGGCTATTTTAT ATGAGTGATGTCGCAGCAGGTGGCGCTACCGTCTTCCCCGAAGTTGGAGCTGCTGTCTAtccaaaaaag GGAACAGCAGTTTTCTGGTACAATCTGTTTGAAAGTGGTGAAGGGGACTATAGCACAAGACACGCAGCCTGTCCTGTCTTAGTTGGAAATAAATGGG TATCCAATAAATGGATCCATGAACGTGGGCAGGAATTCCGAAGGCCGTGTAAATTGTCAGAGTTGgaataa
- the P4HA1 gene encoding prolyl 4-hydroxylase subunit alpha-1 isoform X3, with the protein MALSDAVEQIRVSRVFANICYITMNIYHLLIALGLFSLCCAHTDFFTSIGHMTDLLSTEKDLVTSLKDYIKAEEVKLAEIKKWAERLDQLTEIAVKDPEGFLGHPVNAFKLMKRLNTEWAELENLVLKDMSDGFISNLTIQRQYFPNDEDQTGAAKALLRLQDTYNLDTETISRGNLPGVKHKTSLTAGDCFELGKVAYTDADYYHTELWMGQALRQLDDGEESSIDKVVVLDYLSYAVYQQGDLDKALMLTKRLLELDPEHQRGNGNLKYFEYIMSKEQNKSSTATSEGARKGRPLDHLPERQKYEMLCRGEGVKMTPRRQKKLFCRYYNGNKSPQFILSPTKQEDEWDKPWIVRYHDIISDEEITKVQELAKPRLRRATVHDPVTGKLTTAQYRVSKSAWLSGYEDPVVDKLNQRIQALTGLDVSTAEELQVANYGVGGQYEPHFDFGRKDEPDAFKELGTGNRIATWLFYMSDVAAGGATVFPEVGAAVYPKKGTAVFWYNLFESGEGDYSTRHAACPVLVGNKWVSNKWIHERGQEFRRPCKLSELE; encoded by the exons GTTTGCCAATATATGCTACATCACCATGAACATATACCATCTGTTGATAGCCCTGGGATTATTTTCCCTATGTTGTGCTCACACAGACTTCTTTACATCCATTG GTCACATGACAGATTTGCTGAGCACAGAGAAAGacctggtgacatcactgaaaGATTATATTAAGGCAGAAGAGGTGAAACTGGCAGAAATTAAGAA GTGGGCAGAAAGGTTGGATCAACTGACAGAAATAGCTGTCAAGGACCCTGAGGGGTTCTTGGGGCACCCAGTCAATGCTTTTAAATTGATGAAGCGACTCAATACTGAATGGGCTGAGCTAGAAAATCTAGTGCTGAAGGACATGTCTGATG GATTTATCTCCAACCTAACTATTCAGAGACAGTATTTCCCCAATGATGAGGACCAGACGGGGGCAGCAAAAGCCTTGCTTCGTCTGCAAGATACTTACAATCTTGACACAGAGACCATCTCCAGGGGTAATCTTCCAG GTGTGAAGCACAAAACTTCATTAACCGCTGGAGACTGTTTTGAATTGGGTAAAGTTGCCTACACGGATGCAGACTATTATCACACAGAGCTGTGGATGGGGCAGGCTCTGCGACAGCTGGATGATGGAGAAGAGTCCTCCATTGACAAAGTTGTAGTTCTAGATTACCTTAGCTATGCTGTGTACCAACAAGGAGATTTGGACAAAGCTTTGATGCTAACGAAGAGACTACTGGAACTGG ATCCTGAGCATCAAAGAGGAAATGGGAATTTGAAATACTTTGAATATATCATGTCAAAGGAGCAAAATAAATCTAGTACAGCTACGTCTGAGGGGGCCAGGAAAGGACGGCCTTTGGATCACCTACCCGAGAGACAGAAATATGAGATGCTCTGCCGtggagaaggggttaaaatg ACCCCTCGCAGGCAAAAGAAACTTTTTTGCCGTTACTACAATGGGAACAAAAGCCCACAGTTTATTCTCTCTCCAACGAAGCAGGAAGATGAATGGGATAAGCCCTGGATTGTACGTTACCATGATATAATTTCAGATGAGGAGATTACTAAGGTTCAAGAACTTGCAAAGCCAAGG CTTAGGAGGGCTACAGTGCATGACCCAGTGACAGGAAAACTGACCACAGCACAATACAGAGTCTCTAAGAG TGCTTGGTTGTCTGGTTATGAAGATCCTGTGGTGGACAAACTCAACCAAAGAATACAAGCGCTAACGGGTCTTGATGTATCTACAGCTGAAGAGCTTCAA GTAGCCAACTATGGAGTTGGAGGCCAATATGAGCCCCATTTTGATTTTGGAAGG AAAGATGAACCTGATGCATTTAAAGAGCTTGGTACAGGCAACAGGATCGCTACCTGGCTATTTTAT ATGAGTGATGTCGCAGCAGGTGGCGCTACCGTCTTCCCCGAAGTTGGAGCTGCTGTCTAtccaaaaaag GGAACAGCAGTTTTCTGGTACAATCTGTTTGAAAGTGGTGAAGGGGACTATAGCACAAGACACGCAGCCTGTCCTGTCTTAGTTGGAAATAAATGGG TATCCAATAAATGGATCCATGAACGTGGGCAGGAATTCCGAAGGCCGTGTAAATTGTCAGAGTTGgaataa
- the P4HA1 gene encoding prolyl 4-hydroxylase subunit alpha-1 isoform X4 — protein MALSDAVEQIRVSRVFANICYITMNIYHLLIALGLFSLCCAHTDFFTSIGHMTDLLSTEKDLVTSLKDYIKAEEVKLAEIKKWAERLDQLTEIAVKDPEGFLGHPVNAFKLMKRLNTEWAELENLVLKDMSDGFISNLTIQRQYFPNDEDQTGAAKALLRLQDTYNLDTETISRGNLPGVKHKTSLTAGDCFELGKVAYTDADYYHTELWMGQALRQLDDGEESSIDKVVVLDYLSYAVYQQGDLDKALMLTKRLLELDPEHQRGNGNLKYFEYIMSKEQNKSSTATSEGARKGRPLDHLPERQKYEMLCRGEGVKMTPRRQKKLFCRYYNGNKSPQFILSPTKQEDEWDKPWIVRYHDIISDEEITKVQELAKPRLRRATVHDPVTGKLTTAQYRVSKSAWLSGYEDPVVDKLNQRIQALTGLDVSTAEELQVANYGMGGQYEPHFDFARKDEPDAFKELGTGNRIATWLFYMSDVAAGGATVFPEVGAAVYPKKGTAVFWYNLFESGEGDYSTRHAACPVLVGNKWVSNKWIHERGQEFRRPCKLSELE, from the exons GTTTGCCAATATATGCTACATCACCATGAACATATACCATCTGTTGATAGCCCTGGGATTATTTTCCCTATGTTGTGCTCACACAGACTTCTTTACATCCATTG GTCACATGACAGATTTGCTGAGCACAGAGAAAGacctggtgacatcactgaaaGATTATATTAAGGCAGAAGAGGTGAAACTGGCAGAAATTAAGAA GTGGGCAGAAAGGTTGGATCAACTGACAGAAATAGCTGTCAAGGACCCTGAGGGGTTCTTGGGGCACCCAGTCAATGCTTTTAAATTGATGAAGCGACTCAATACTGAATGGGCTGAGCTAGAAAATCTAGTGCTGAAGGACATGTCTGATG GATTTATCTCCAACCTAACTATTCAGAGACAGTATTTCCCCAATGATGAGGACCAGACGGGGGCAGCAAAAGCCTTGCTTCGTCTGCAAGATACTTACAATCTTGACACAGAGACCATCTCCAGGGGTAATCTTCCAG GTGTGAAGCACAAAACTTCATTAACCGCTGGAGACTGTTTTGAATTGGGTAAAGTTGCCTACACGGATGCAGACTATTATCACACAGAGCTGTGGATGGGGCAGGCTCTGCGACAGCTGGATGATGGAGAAGAGTCCTCCATTGACAAAGTTGTAGTTCTAGATTACCTTAGCTATGCTGTGTACCAACAAGGAGATTTGGACAAAGCTTTGATGCTAACGAAGAGACTACTGGAACTGG ATCCTGAGCATCAAAGAGGAAATGGGAATTTGAAATACTTTGAATATATCATGTCAAAGGAGCAAAATAAATCTAGTACAGCTACGTCTGAGGGGGCCAGGAAAGGACGGCCTTTGGATCACCTACCCGAGAGACAGAAATATGAGATGCTCTGCCGtggagaaggggttaaaatg ACCCCTCGCAGGCAAAAGAAACTTTTTTGCCGTTACTACAATGGGAACAAAAGCCCACAGTTTATTCTCTCTCCAACGAAGCAGGAAGATGAATGGGATAAGCCCTGGATTGTACGTTACCATGATATAATTTCAGATGAGGAGATTACTAAGGTTCAAGAACTTGCAAAGCCAAGG CTTAGGAGGGCTACAGTGCATGACCCAGTGACAGGAAAACTGACCACAGCACAATACAGAGTCTCTAAGAG TGCTTGGTTGTCTGGTTATGAAGATCCTGTGGTGGACAAACTCAACCAAAGAATACAAGCGCTAACGGGTCTTGATGTATCTACAGCTGAAGAGCTTCAA gTGGCAAATTATGGAATGGGAGGACAATATGAACCCCACTTTGATTTTGCACGG AAAGATGAACCTGATGCATTTAAAGAGCTTGGTACAGGCAACAGGATCGCTACCTGGCTATTTTAT ATGAGTGATGTCGCAGCAGGTGGCGCTACCGTCTTCCCCGAAGTTGGAGCTGCTGTCTAtccaaaaaag GGAACAGCAGTTTTCTGGTACAATCTGTTTGAAAGTGGTGAAGGGGACTATAGCACAAGACACGCAGCCTGTCCTGTCTTAGTTGGAAATAAATGGG TATCCAATAAATGGATCCATGAACGTGGGCAGGAATTCCGAAGGCCGTGTAAATTGTCAGAGTTGgaataa